One stretch of Amycolatopsis sp. NBC_00345 DNA includes these proteins:
- a CDS encoding TetR/AcrR family transcriptional regulator produces the protein MPRNSDEVRLRLQEAALELYLERGYDKTTTADIAARAGVTERTFFRHFADKREVFFDGEAQLRELLTDAVAAVPAGTKPLPALRAAFHQAVPLIEQNLPVTERRHPVIAATPALQERALAKSAALVGAMADALRARGVAEQPAALCAQVGMDTYSIAIRRWGADRTDDLHTHLDRAFTDLRLAANALK, from the coding sequence GTGCCACGAAACTCCGACGAAGTGCGGCTGCGGCTCCAGGAGGCCGCGCTCGAGCTGTACCTGGAGCGCGGCTACGACAAGACCACGACCGCGGACATCGCCGCCCGCGCCGGGGTCACCGAGCGGACCTTCTTCCGCCATTTCGCCGACAAACGCGAGGTCTTCTTCGACGGCGAGGCGCAGCTGCGCGAGCTGCTGACCGACGCGGTCGCCGCGGTGCCGGCCGGCACCAAGCCGCTGCCTGCCCTGCGGGCCGCGTTCCACCAGGCCGTGCCGCTGATCGAGCAGAACCTCCCGGTCACCGAGCGGCGCCATCCGGTCATCGCCGCGACTCCGGCGTTGCAGGAACGGGCACTGGCCAAGAGCGCGGCCCTGGTCGGCGCGATGGCCGACGCCCTCCGCGCCCGCGGCGTCGCCGAGCAGCCCGCGGCGTTGTGCGCGCAGGTCGGCATGGACACGTATTCGATAGCGATCCGCCGCTGGGGAGCCGACCGCACGGACGATCTCCACACCCACCTCGACCGGGCCTTCACAGATCTGCGGCTCGCCGCGAACGCCCTGAAGTAA
- a CDS encoding NADP-dependent oxidoreductase — MTEHAPAISTMRTLRFHEYGEPADVLRLETAPVLEPGRGRIRVTVHACGVAPADWALCRGLFAGDLPRGIGCDVSGTVEAVGEGVADVEVGDLVFGTADFAGQSSAGTADRAVMDRWFAVPEGLDLTQAAALPMAFSTAYWHLARLGLSSNHTVLINGAGTTIGYAAVQIALIRGARVIATAGDTYAQQLRDLGATVVGYGDGLADRVKAISDHPADIVFDTAPAGGALPDLVQIAGGDPKRVLTCSDIIAAQALGVRDSFHEDPATATDAERFGAMPEFAQLAAEGKFAVPVAGTFPLDEWRTALKISLTGHAHGKLLLLPGGARG; from the coding sequence ATGACCGAACACGCTCCCGCGATCAGCACCATGCGGACGCTGCGCTTCCACGAGTACGGCGAGCCCGCCGACGTCCTGCGCCTGGAGACCGCGCCGGTGCTCGAACCTGGACGCGGCCGTATCCGCGTCACCGTGCACGCGTGCGGGGTGGCCCCAGCGGACTGGGCTCTGTGCCGCGGCCTTTTCGCCGGAGATCTGCCCCGGGGCATCGGGTGCGATGTCTCGGGCACGGTCGAGGCCGTCGGCGAGGGCGTCGCGGACGTCGAAGTCGGCGACCTCGTGTTCGGCACCGCCGACTTCGCCGGCCAGTCCAGCGCCGGCACCGCGGACCGCGCCGTCATGGATCGCTGGTTCGCCGTCCCCGAAGGACTGGACCTCACCCAGGCCGCCGCGCTGCCGATGGCGTTCAGCACCGCCTACTGGCACCTCGCGCGGCTCGGCCTGTCGTCGAACCACACGGTGCTCATCAACGGCGCCGGAACCACCATCGGCTACGCGGCCGTGCAGATCGCCCTCATCCGCGGAGCGCGGGTGATCGCGACCGCCGGGGACACCTACGCCCAGCAGCTGCGCGACCTCGGGGCCACGGTGGTCGGCTACGGCGACGGCCTGGCCGACCGGGTCAAGGCCATCAGCGACCACCCGGCCGACATCGTCTTCGACACCGCACCCGCCGGCGGTGCGCTGCCCGACCTCGTCCAGATCGCCGGCGGCGACCCCAAGCGTGTCCTGACCTGTTCCGACATCATTGCGGCGCAAGCGCTCGGCGTACGCGACAGCTTCCACGAAGACCCCGCAACGGCGACCGATGCCGAGCGTTTCGGCGCCATGCCCGAGTTCGCGCAGCTGGCCGCCGAAGGCAAGTTCGCCGTGCCGGTCGCCGGGACTTTCCCCCTCGACGAGTGGCGCACCGCCCTCAAGATCAGCCTCACCGGCCACGCCCACGGGAAGCTCTTGCTCCTGCCTGGCGGCGCCCGCGGCTGA
- a CDS encoding SDR family NAD(P)-dependent oxidoreductase, whose amino-acid sequence MPERTQKLIVVTGASTGMGASAARELARQGFHVLAGVRRDQDADAIRTTGIEPVILDITKSEHVKALGARVAADPRALHALVNNAGIQVNGPVEALPMAQWRWVFEVNLFGHIAVTQALLPALLRSKGRVINISSVGGKAAMPTYGAYAGAKFALEAVSDSLRREVSPLGVPVVVVEPGGVRTEMAARGITTANHLATQMTPEQDARYGSLVQATNSLMSSGTESGLTADAAARVIAKAVTTRRPRTRYTIGRDAALITRLTRLLSDRTLDRVIAANLRRHYPKGATA is encoded by the coding sequence GTGCCGGAACGAACCCAGAAGCTGATCGTCGTGACCGGAGCCTCCACGGGCATGGGTGCGTCGGCCGCCCGTGAACTGGCTCGTCAGGGATTCCACGTGCTGGCCGGCGTGCGCCGCGACCAGGACGCCGACGCCATCCGGACGACCGGCATCGAGCCGGTCATCCTCGACATCACCAAATCCGAACACGTGAAGGCACTCGGCGCGAGGGTCGCCGCCGACCCGCGCGCGCTGCACGCGCTCGTCAACAACGCCGGAATTCAGGTGAACGGCCCGGTCGAAGCCCTGCCGATGGCGCAGTGGCGGTGGGTGTTCGAGGTCAACCTGTTCGGCCACATCGCCGTCACTCAGGCACTTCTGCCCGCGCTGCTGCGCAGTAAGGGCCGCGTGATCAACATCAGCTCGGTCGGCGGCAAGGCCGCCATGCCCACCTACGGCGCGTACGCGGGCGCGAAATTCGCGCTGGAGGCGGTCAGCGATTCGCTCCGCCGGGAGGTCTCGCCGCTGGGCGTGCCGGTGGTCGTGGTCGAGCCCGGCGGCGTCCGCACGGAGATGGCCGCCCGCGGGATCACGACGGCGAACCACCTGGCCACCCAGATGACACCCGAGCAGGACGCGCGTTACGGCAGCCTGGTCCAGGCGACCAACTCGCTGATGTCCTCCGGCACCGAGTCGGGCCTGACCGCCGACGCCGCCGCCCGGGTCATCGCGAAGGCCGTGACGACCCGCAGGCCGCGCACCCGCTACACCATCGGCCGCGACGCCGCCCTGATCACCCGCCTGACCCGGTTGCTGTCCGACCGCACGCTCGACCGCGTCATCGCCGCCAATCTGCGCCGCCACTACCCGAAGGGAGCCACCGCATGA
- a CDS encoding TetR/AcrR family transcriptional regulator: MPRIRGASIGEHHEMVWADLAEAMRQLLVERDYDSINMGHLAARAGLARNTLYNYARDKSALVLALTERAGRPTVERVAAIAARSADPAADRLREIIEAVLEAFTDQVVQLMFRPGLVPPAAEEPKGPDSPFHAIVAEVENVVRDGIARGEFRDVGDVHLAVELLSGVMRAGAEHLGRDPGALAPTVRAAREIVLASLARG; this comes from the coding sequence ATGCCGAGGATCCGGGGAGCCAGCATCGGCGAGCACCACGAGATGGTGTGGGCCGACCTCGCCGAGGCGATGCGACAGCTGCTGGTCGAGCGCGACTACGACTCGATCAACATGGGCCACCTCGCGGCCCGGGCCGGGCTCGCGCGCAACACTCTGTACAACTACGCCCGAGACAAGAGCGCCTTGGTTTTGGCGCTGACCGAACGGGCGGGCCGGCCCACGGTCGAGCGGGTGGCCGCGATCGCCGCGCGGTCGGCGGACCCGGCCGCGGACCGGCTGCGGGAGATCATCGAGGCGGTCCTGGAGGCGTTCACGGACCAGGTCGTGCAGCTGATGTTCCGGCCGGGCTTGGTCCCGCCGGCCGCGGAGGAGCCGAAGGGGCCGGACAGCCCGTTCCACGCGATCGTGGCCGAGGTGGAGAACGTCGTGCGGGACGGCATCGCACGCGGAGAGTTCCGCGACGTCGGCGACGTGCACCTCGCGGTGGAGCTGTTGTCCGGTGTCATGCGCGCGGGCGCCGAACACCTCGGCCGGGATCCGGGCGCCCTCGCGCCCACGGTCCGGGCGGCGCGGGAGATCGTCCTCGCGTCCCTGGCCCGCGGCTGA
- a CDS encoding class I SAM-dependent methyltransferase, which produces MRARYDDIADWYEREFLAGQGDDDPLEVGSALATLLGPGSGPCLEIGCGTGVHAGTVRALGRTPVGVDLSGEMLRYAKPRLPVARADAERLPLRDGSVPAAVAVLVHTDMPGYPAVVREAARVLEPGGVFVHIGVHPCFCGGFADRSDPAALVVRRGYRESGWTTDSWTDQGLRDKVGAAHWPLPDLLSMFLDAGLVLDHFTEGGGDSPLQLSIRARKPWGLISDERAPTEPVS; this is translated from the coding sequence ATGCGGGCACGCTACGACGACATCGCCGACTGGTACGAGCGGGAGTTCCTCGCCGGGCAGGGCGACGACGACCCGTTGGAGGTCGGGTCCGCGCTGGCGACGCTGCTCGGCCCCGGCAGCGGACCGTGCCTGGAAATCGGCTGCGGCACGGGCGTGCACGCCGGCACGGTGCGCGCGCTCGGCCGCACGCCGGTGGGCGTCGACCTGTCGGGGGAGATGCTGCGCTACGCCAAGCCCCGGCTGCCCGTCGCCCGCGCGGACGCCGAGCGGCTGCCCCTGCGCGACGGCTCGGTGCCCGCGGCGGTCGCGGTCCTCGTGCACACCGACATGCCCGGCTACCCGGCCGTGGTGCGCGAGGCCGCGCGGGTGCTGGAGCCCGGCGGGGTGTTCGTCCACATTGGAGTGCACCCGTGCTTCTGCGGCGGCTTCGCCGATCGGTCGGACCCGGCCGCGCTGGTCGTGCGCCGTGGTTACCGCGAAAGCGGGTGGACCACCGACTCGTGGACCGACCAGGGACTACGCGACAAGGTGGGCGCCGCGCACTGGCCGTTGCCGGACCTGCTGTCGATGTTCCTCGACGCCGGTCTCGTCCTGGACCACTTCACCGAAGGCGGCGGGGACAGCCCGCTCCAGCTTTCGATCCGGGCGCGGAAGCCGTGGGGGCTCATTTCGGACGAACGAGCCCCCACGGAGCCGGTCAGCTGA
- the rox gene encoding rifampin monooxygenase, which yields MFDVIIAGGGSTGMMLASELRLHGVDVLVLERDAEPTKIVRAQGLHTRSIEVLDQRGLLEPFLALGTQHPVGGFFAGITKPQPDRLDTTYPFVLGIPQTTTDRLLNEHAVELGAEIRYSREVVGLTQDDDGVTAELADGTQLRSRYLVGCDGGRSTVRKRLGVGFPGEPAKNEWLLGEVRIAVPEDEMMPVVMEIYKKRGGFGAIPLGDGVYRMVVPAAGVAEDRTIPPSLDDLKQQMQEIAGTDFGINSPRWLSRFGDSTRLAEHYRVGRVLLAGDAAHIHPPMGGQGLNLGIQDAFNLGWKLAAEINGWAPDGLLDSYEAERHPVAADVLDNTRAQVELRSLEPGPRALRRLVSELMDFDEVNRFLIGKITAIGIRYDFGEGHELLGRRLRDVPLKRGRLYEQMHEGRGLLLDQTGRLSVAGWADRVDHVVDVSEELDAPALLLRPDGHVAWVGEDQQDLQEHLPRWFGAAVS from the coding sequence TTGTTCGACGTGATCATTGCCGGCGGCGGATCGACCGGCATGATGCTGGCCAGTGAGCTGCGGCTGCACGGCGTGGACGTGCTCGTGCTGGAGCGGGACGCGGAGCCGACCAAGATCGTCCGCGCGCAGGGCCTGCACACGCGCAGCATCGAGGTGCTGGACCAGCGCGGCTTGCTGGAGCCGTTCCTCGCGCTCGGCACGCAGCACCCGGTCGGTGGATTCTTCGCCGGCATCACCAAGCCGCAGCCGGACCGGCTGGACACCACGTACCCGTTTGTCCTCGGCATCCCGCAGACCACCACCGACCGCCTGCTGAACGAGCACGCCGTCGAGCTGGGCGCCGAGATCCGGTACAGCCGCGAAGTGGTCGGGCTGACCCAGGACGACGACGGGGTGACCGCCGAGCTGGCCGACGGCACGCAGCTGCGCTCGCGCTACCTCGTCGGCTGCGACGGCGGCCGCAGCACGGTGCGCAAGCGGCTCGGCGTCGGCTTTCCCGGCGAGCCCGCCAAGAACGAGTGGCTGCTGGGCGAGGTGCGGATCGCCGTGCCCGAGGACGAGATGATGCCCGTGGTGATGGAGATCTACAAGAAACGCGGGGGGTTCGGCGCCATCCCCCTCGGGGACGGGGTGTACCGCATGGTCGTGCCCGCCGCCGGGGTGGCCGAAGACCGCACGATCCCGCCGTCCCTGGACGACCTGAAGCAGCAGATGCAGGAGATCGCCGGCACCGACTTCGGCATCAACTCGCCGCGCTGGCTCTCGCGTTTCGGCGACTCCACCCGGCTCGCCGAGCACTACCGGGTCGGCCGGGTGCTGCTGGCCGGCGACGCGGCGCACATCCACCCGCCGATGGGCGGGCAGGGGCTCAACCTCGGCATCCAGGACGCGTTCAACCTGGGCTGGAAACTGGCCGCCGAGATCAACGGCTGGGCGCCCGACGGGCTGCTGGACAGCTACGAGGCCGAACGGCACCCGGTGGCCGCCGACGTCCTGGACAACACCCGGGCACAGGTCGAGCTGAGGTCCCTCGAGCCGGGCCCCCGGGCCCTGCGCCGGCTGGTGTCGGAGCTGATGGACTTCGACGAGGTGAACCGGTTCCTGATCGGGAAGATCACCGCGATCGGGATCCGGTACGACTTCGGCGAGGGCCACGAACTGCTCGGCCGCCGGCTGCGCGACGTGCCCCTGAAGCGCGGCCGGCTCTACGAGCAGATGCACGAAGGCCGCGGTCTGCTGCTCGACCAGACCGGCCGGCTCTCGGTCGCGGGCTGGGCGGACCGGGTCGACCACGTCGTCGACGTCAGCGAGGAACTCGACGCGCCCGCGCTACTGCTGCGGCCGGACGGGCACGTGGCTTGGGTCGGTGAAGATCAGCAGGATCTGCAGGAGCATCTGCCCCGGTGGTTCGGCGCGGCCGTCAGCTGA
- a CDS encoding CGNR zinc finger domain-containing protein → MHFNPYGGSGAQVAADLATLSLRDDAGAADVMAMARTHAMSLTEVTGDEAVLILAWGRRLWQVFGAPPAERVDLVNDLLTTAACRPYISCHDGKPPHLHYSSKDAGGVERVYGYTAGGLAHLVCEEPDRLGLCARAGCGVAYVDTSRNGRRRYCSTRCGTRVAVAEHRARQVSA, encoded by the coding sequence GTGCACTTCAACCCTTACGGCGGGTCGGGCGCCCAGGTGGCCGCCGACCTGGCCACCCTGAGCCTGCGGGACGACGCCGGCGCCGCCGATGTGATGGCCATGGCGCGTACCCACGCGATGTCGTTGACCGAGGTCACCGGTGACGAGGCCGTGCTGATCCTGGCGTGGGGCCGCCGGCTGTGGCAGGTGTTCGGCGCCCCGCCCGCCGAGCGCGTCGACCTGGTGAACGACCTGCTCACCACCGCGGCGTGCCGCCCGTACATCTCGTGCCACGACGGCAAACCGCCGCACCTGCACTACTCCAGCAAGGACGCCGGCGGCGTCGAGCGCGTCTACGGCTACACCGCGGGCGGCCTGGCGCACCTGGTGTGCGAAGAACCGGACCGGCTCGGGCTGTGCGCCCGGGCGGGCTGCGGGGTCGCCTACGTCGACACCTCGCGCAACGGCCGCCGCCGCTACTGCTCCACCCGCTGCGGGACGCGGGTGGCCGTCGCCGAGCACCGCGCCCGTCAGGTCAGCGCATAG
- a CDS encoding alpha/beta hydrolase family protein — protein sequence MLDTIADRFSTSPRSPVLRSPAEHGLDFEDVTFPSEDGTPLEGWLVPAPGSDRIVIVNHPRFFSRSGLPSHLEPWRSANAETGNDIEVDLVPDLAILHAAGYHVLAYDLRNFGLSGAANGGVTSSGRFESRDVVGSLRYARSRDDLRGARIALFSRCLGANATFFAMQRAPQEFADVRCLVACQPASPRALLEPRLERLGIPAGRMDELDRLIRLRTGFGLDEMSPVAAAGCVRVPTFLYQVYDDVMTRPSDVQSVFDAIPADVPKELFWIRGTTRRWDGYLHFQRAPGRILEWLSRHLGR from the coding sequence ATGCTCGACACCATCGCCGACCGTTTCAGCACTTCGCCGCGTTCGCCGGTGCTGCGCTCCCCGGCCGAGCACGGGCTGGACTTCGAGGACGTCACGTTCCCCTCCGAGGACGGGACGCCGCTCGAAGGCTGGCTGGTCCCGGCGCCGGGCTCCGACCGCATCGTGATCGTCAACCATCCGCGGTTCTTCAGCCGCTCGGGCCTGCCGTCCCACCTGGAGCCCTGGCGGTCGGCCAACGCCGAAACCGGCAACGACATCGAGGTCGACCTGGTGCCGGACCTCGCGATCCTGCACGCCGCCGGCTACCACGTCCTCGCCTACGACCTGCGCAACTTCGGCCTCAGCGGCGCCGCCAACGGTGGCGTGACCTCCAGCGGCAGGTTCGAATCGCGCGACGTCGTGGGTTCCCTGCGGTACGCGCGATCGCGTGACGACCTGCGAGGGGCGAGGATCGCGCTGTTCAGCCGTTGCCTGGGCGCCAACGCCACGTTCTTCGCGATGCAGCGGGCCCCGCAGGAGTTCGCGGACGTCCGCTGCCTGGTCGCGTGCCAGCCGGCGTCGCCCCGCGCGCTCCTGGAGCCGAGGCTGGAACGGCTCGGCATCCCGGCCGGGAGGATGGACGAGCTGGACCGGCTGATCAGGCTCCGCACCGGCTTCGGCCTCGACGAGATGTCCCCGGTCGCCGCAGCGGGTTGCGTCCGGGTGCCGACGTTCCTCTACCAGGTCTACGACGACGTCATGACCAGGCCGTCGGACGTCCAGTCCGTGTTCGACGCCATCCCCGCGGACGTGCCGAAGGAGCTGTTCTGGATCCGCGGCACCACTCGCCGTTGGGACGGGTACTTGCACTTTCAGAGGGCGCCGGGCCGGATCCTGGAGTGGCTCTCCCGCCACCTGGGCCGGTGA
- a CDS encoding SDR family NAD(P)-dependent oxidoreductase — protein sequence MALKGKTAVVTGAARGIGYAYCRRLAADGANVVAVDIDDPSDAVQELEGGDHLGLVCDISDPAQVDAVAGTVLDRYGRCDILVNNAGIFPLADLDHLTIELWRKVQAVNVEAILLFARAFAPGMRANGWGRVVNTGSGITLTQNRDLAYLTSKGTVHALTRALANELGESGITVNAIAPGLVPTEGFLGRTRENGPTADEVFARVTALQTIKRQSVPADLGNALAFLVSDDADFMTAQILHVDGGMTRTGA from the coding sequence GTGGCGCTTAAGGGAAAAACGGCGGTGGTGACCGGGGCGGCACGGGGCATCGGCTACGCGTACTGCCGGCGGCTCGCCGCGGACGGCGCGAACGTGGTCGCGGTCGACATCGACGACCCGTCCGACGCCGTGCAGGAGCTGGAAGGCGGCGACCATCTGGGCCTGGTGTGCGACATCAGCGATCCGGCTCAGGTCGACGCGGTGGCCGGCACGGTCCTCGACCGGTACGGGCGCTGCGACATCCTCGTCAACAACGCCGGAATCTTCCCGCTCGCCGACCTCGACCACCTGACGATCGAGCTGTGGCGCAAGGTGCAGGCGGTCAACGTCGAGGCGATCCTGCTCTTCGCCCGGGCGTTCGCGCCGGGCATGCGGGCCAACGGATGGGGCCGCGTCGTCAACACCGGCTCGGGCATCACGCTGACGCAGAACCGCGACCTCGCGTACCTGACCAGCAAGGGCACCGTGCACGCGCTGACCCGGGCTCTCGCCAACGAACTCGGCGAGAGCGGAATCACGGTCAACGCGATCGCGCCCGGGCTGGTGCCGACCGAGGGTTTTCTGGGCCGCACCAGGGAAAACGGCCCGACCGCCGACGAGGTGTTCGCCCGGGTGACCGCTCTGCAGACCATCAAGCGCCAGTCGGTCCCGGCGGACCTCGGCAACGCGCTGGCCTTCCTGGTCTCGGACGACGCCGACTTCATGACCGCCCAGATCCTGCACGTCGACGGCGGCATGACGCGTACGGGGGCCTGA
- a CDS encoding ester cyclase, with product MASDNEIAVRRFYQALTTGDPALVDEALAAGWETFPALRTGSGPEGWKGTIAHLRGAFSDLTTEIEDVVESGDRVAVRAVTRAKHTGELLGVEGAGDEVEFRSADFHQMVDGRIVRTWHLEDYFGIARQIGLEFTRGA from the coding sequence ATGGCTAGTGACAACGAAATCGCGGTCCGCCGCTTCTATCAGGCCCTCACCACCGGTGACCCGGCGTTGGTCGACGAGGCCCTCGCCGCCGGCTGGGAGACCTTCCCGGCCCTGCGTACCGGGAGCGGCCCGGAGGGGTGGAAGGGCACCATCGCGCACCTCCGCGGCGCGTTCAGCGACCTGACCACGGAGATCGAGGACGTCGTGGAGAGCGGCGACCGGGTCGCGGTGCGGGCGGTCACCCGCGCGAAGCACACCGGGGAGCTGCTCGGCGTCGAGGGCGCCGGTGACGAGGTCGAGTTCCGGTCGGCCGACTTCCACCAGATGGTCGACGGCCGGATCGTGCGGACCTGGCACCTGGAGGACTACTTCGGGATCGCGCGCCAGATCGGCCTGGAATTCACCCGTGGCGCTTAA
- a CDS encoding LysR family transcriptional regulator has translation MTDLDLRLVRYFTTVASHLHYGRAAAELRIAQPSLSRQISQLEALVGARLFDRTRQGTRLTEAGAAFLPRAHDLLRSSEEATAAARAAAQPSRITIGYTVGLVVTPAVRNLRHKHPDADVRTLHLDWNEPADALLGHRVDAVITRLPLSTDGLRVTTLYDEPKLLLVPAGHRLAGKESVTLDDIGDEPIPRFADPEFDAYWRIDPRPGGHPAPDGPVVGTVEDKIECIAAGQAVAVVPAGLHSVGIRPDLASIPLHGVEPSHVVVATRAADGSDLVAAFRASAHDCLSG, from the coding sequence ATGACCGACCTCGACCTTCGGCTGGTGCGGTACTTCACCACCGTCGCGTCACACCTGCACTACGGCCGGGCCGCGGCCGAGCTGCGGATCGCGCAGCCCTCGCTGAGCCGGCAGATCAGCCAGCTCGAGGCCCTCGTGGGTGCCCGGCTTTTCGACCGCACGCGGCAAGGCACCCGGCTCACCGAGGCAGGAGCGGCCTTCCTTCCTCGCGCGCACGACCTGTTGCGCTCGTCCGAGGAGGCCACGGCCGCCGCCCGGGCCGCGGCGCAGCCCAGCCGGATCACCATCGGCTACACCGTGGGCCTGGTCGTCACCCCGGCGGTGCGGAACCTGCGGCACAAGCACCCCGACGCCGACGTCCGCACGCTGCACCTGGACTGGAACGAGCCGGCCGACGCCCTGCTCGGCCACAGGGTCGACGCGGTGATCACGCGACTGCCGCTGTCCACGGACGGCCTGCGCGTGACGACGCTCTACGACGAGCCGAAGCTCCTGCTCGTCCCGGCCGGGCATCGGCTGGCGGGCAAGGAGTCGGTCACGCTCGACGACATCGGGGACGAGCCGATCCCGCGCTTCGCGGACCCGGAGTTCGACGCGTACTGGCGCATCGACCCGCGGCCGGGCGGCCACCCCGCGCCCGACGGCCCCGTGGTCGGGACCGTTGAGGACAAGATCGAATGCATCGCCGCCGGGCAGGCCGTGGCCGTCGTCCCGGCCGGCCTGCACTCGGTCGGCATCCGCCCCGATCTGGCCTCGATCCCGCTGCACGGCGTCGAGCCGAGCCACGTCGTCGTGGCCACCCGGGCCGCGGACGGCAGCGACCTGGTCGCCGCGTTCCGCGCGTCGGCCCATGACTGCCTGAGCGGTTAG
- a CDS encoding pentapeptide repeat-containing protein gives MPETAALKADCASCFGLCCVALTFTRSADFAIDKAAGDPCHNLEPDFGCGIHDKLRQRGFPGCSVYDCFGAGQRISQITFGGRSWRDEPGTAKQMFAALPVMRQLHELLAYLTEARGLDATRELHGDLGTALEETERLAASDPGTLLTLDVGEQRGRVNVLLLRTSELVRAAVPGKKKDRRGADLMGAKLKGADLRGANLRGAYLIAADLRDADLRLADLIGADLRDADVRGADLTGSLFLTQSQVNAARGDAATKLPPGLSRPSHW, from the coding sequence GTGCCCGAGACCGCCGCCCTGAAGGCGGACTGCGCGAGCTGCTTCGGGCTCTGTTGCGTCGCCCTCACCTTCACGCGCTCCGCCGACTTCGCGATCGACAAGGCCGCCGGGGACCCGTGCCACAACCTCGAGCCGGACTTCGGCTGCGGCATCCACGACAAGCTGCGGCAACGGGGGTTCCCCGGCTGCTCCGTCTACGACTGTTTCGGCGCCGGGCAGCGGATCTCGCAGATCACCTTCGGCGGGCGCAGCTGGCGCGACGAGCCCGGGACGGCCAAACAGATGTTCGCCGCGCTGCCGGTGATGCGGCAGCTGCACGAACTGCTCGCCTACCTCACCGAAGCCCGCGGCCTCGACGCCACCCGCGAGCTGCACGGCGACCTCGGGACCGCGCTCGAGGAGACCGAGCGGCTGGCCGCGAGCGACCCCGGCACCCTGCTCACGCTCGACGTCGGCGAGCAGCGCGGGCGCGTCAACGTGCTGCTCCTGCGCACGAGTGAGCTGGTGCGCGCAGCCGTTCCCGGCAAGAAGAAGGACCGGCGCGGGGCCGACCTGATGGGCGCGAAGCTCAAGGGCGCCGACCTCAGGGGCGCGAACCTGCGTGGCGCGTACCTCATCGCGGCGGACCTGCGCGACGCCGACCTGCGGCTGGCCGACCTGATCGGCGCGGACCTGCGGGACGCGGACGTCCGCGGGGCCGACCTCACCGGCAGCCTGTTCCTCACCCAGTCACAGGTCAACGCCGCCCGTGGAGACGCCGCGACGAAACTGCCGCCGGGCCTCTCTCGTCCCTCGCACTGGTGA
- a CDS encoding tyrosine-type recombinase/integrase gives MAATSAHVKGWLDDLATAGAAPATRDRMLATVKALYGYLADLGLVAGNPAALNRRRLGLAVAAASTSGTVTLTTRQVRALYTAAGARRRGASLLDTARAVAVVALFTLGLRVSELCDLDRADLHVTRGRRALRVLGKGGKTRVVYLSVPAENALTAYLSARDEAAASRETAVAHRIPRPAPQSPLIETRTGRRFQRQAIWQLLRRLTVAGGPELATIAGAMHPHALRHFYVTTAVEAGAQLVHVQADVGHSSIDTTQQTYDHAARAPERSAVDLVASSWFPEDS, from the coding sequence GTGGCCGCCACCTCGGCCCACGTCAAGGGCTGGCTCGACGACCTCGCCACGGCCGGGGCGGCGCCCGCGACCCGGGATCGGATGCTCGCGACCGTCAAGGCGCTCTACGGCTACCTCGCCGACCTCGGGCTGGTGGCCGGGAACCCCGCGGCGCTGAACCGGCGGCGGCTCGGGCTCGCGGTGGCGGCGGCCAGCACGTCGGGCACCGTCACGCTCACCACGCGCCAAGTCCGCGCGCTCTACACCGCGGCCGGGGCGCGCCGTCGCGGGGCGAGTCTGCTCGACACCGCCCGCGCGGTCGCCGTGGTCGCGCTGTTCACGCTCGGGCTGCGGGTCAGCGAGCTGTGCGACCTCGACCGCGCCGACCTGCACGTCACGCGCGGCCGCCGGGCGCTGCGGGTGCTCGGCAAGGGTGGCAAGACCCGCGTCGTCTACCTCAGCGTGCCCGCCGAGAACGCGCTGACCGCCTATCTGTCCGCGCGCGACGAAGCGGCTGCGTCACGCGAAACAGCCGTCGCACACCGGATTCCGCGGCCCGCGCCGCAGTCCCCGCTGATCGAGACCAGGACGGGGCGCCGGTTCCAGCGGCAGGCGATCTGGCAGCTGCTGCGCCGTCTGACTGTCGCGGGCGGCCCGGAGCTGGCCACCATCGCCGGGGCCATGCACCCGCACGCGCTGCGGCACTTCTACGTCACCACGGCCGTCGAAGCGGGCGCGCAGCTGGTGCACGTCCAGGCCGACGTCGGCCACAGCAGCATCGACACCACCCAGCAGACCTACGACCACGCCGCCCGCGCCCCCGAACGCAGCGCCGTCGACCTCGTCGCGAGCAGCTGGTTTCCCGAGGACTCCTGA